A stretch of Flavobacterium sp. N1994 DNA encodes these proteins:
- a CDS encoding chorismate mutase, which yields MNITMENRKWLDDFKLSHPLVIAGPCSAETEEQVLKIAHELKNSDVSIFRAGIWKPRTRPGGFEGVGAIGLKWLQKAKAETGLLMATEVANAAHVKLALEHDIDVLWIGARTTVNPFAVQEIADALVGTDKIVLVKNPVNPDLALWIGGVERLVNAGIKKLGVIHRGFSTYEKTKYRNIPEWQLPIELQSRFPDLPLICDPSHITGQRNMIQEVSQQALDLNYDGLIIETHIDPDNAWSDAAQQVTPTVLKKIFEDLKVKKVTVEEDDFNTEMIKLRANIDIADSKLLEILGNRMKVAEQIGALKKAKNVAVLQNKRWNEILGKMILDGDERGLSEEFILKIFKAIHQESIAHQEKIINS from the coding sequence ATGAATATTACAATGGAAAACAGAAAATGGTTAGATGATTTTAAATTAAGTCATCCTCTCGTAATTGCGGGACCATGCAGTGCTGAGACTGAAGAACAAGTTTTGAAAATTGCTCACGAACTTAAAAATTCTGATGTTAGTATTTTTCGTGCTGGAATCTGGAAACCTAGAACTCGTCCGGGAGGATTTGAAGGGGTTGGAGCTATTGGTTTAAAATGGTTGCAAAAAGCAAAAGCAGAAACAGGATTGCTTATGGCAACAGAAGTGGCAAATGCAGCACATGTGAAATTAGCTTTAGAGCATGATATTGATGTGTTATGGATTGGTGCTCGAACTACAGTAAATCCATTTGCCGTTCAAGAAATTGCTGATGCTTTGGTTGGAACGGATAAAATTGTTTTGGTAAAAAATCCCGTAAATCCAGATTTGGCTCTTTGGATTGGTGGTGTTGAAAGATTGGTTAATGCCGGAATTAAAAAACTAGGAGTAATTCATCGTGGATTTTCAACTTATGAGAAAACAAAATACAGAAACATTCCAGAGTGGCAATTACCCATTGAGTTGCAAAGTCGATTCCCCGATTTGCCTTTGATTTGTGACCCTTCCCATATTACAGGACAAAGAAATATGATTCAAGAGGTATCGCAACAAGCCTTAGATTTGAACTATGACGGATTGATTATAGAAACCCATATCGACCCAGATAATGCATGGAGTGATGCAGCACAACAAGTGACGCCAACTGTTTTGAAAAAGATTTTCGAAGATTTAAAAGTTAAAAAAGTAACGGTTGAAGAAGATGATTTCAATACCGAAATGATAAAACTTCGGGCGAATATAGACATTGCTGACAGCAAATTATTAGAAATATTAGGAAACAGAATGAAAGTAGCAGAGCAAATTGGAGCCTTGAAAAAAGCTAAAAATGTGGCCGTTCTTCAAAATAAACGTTGGAATGAAATTTTAGGAAAAATGATTTTAGATGGAGATGAAAGGGGTTTAAGTGAAGAATTTATATTAAAAATATTCAAAGCCATACATCAAGAAAGTATAGCGCATCAAGAAAAGATTATCAATTCTTAA
- a CDS encoding pyridoxal phosphate-dependent aminotransferase: MIVTAKRLDTVEEYYFSKKLREVRQLISEGKPIINMGIGSPDLAPDKSVIEAIQKAMFDDKAHEYQSYQGLPELRKGMADFYQKQFGVTVDFNSEVLPLMGSKEGIMHISLAFLNEGDAVLIPNPGYPTYASVTELVQAKAVYYDLSEDTNWEPDFEALGKLDLSKVKLMWVSYPHMPTGKNGTLELFKKLIAFGKKHHILIVNDNPYSFVLNENPISILQIEGAKEVALELNSLSKTYNMAGWRVGMVLGNPTLIDAVLKVKSNMDSGMFYGIQKGAIEALKLGKDWFEEQNEIYTKRRNLIFELAQKLNCTFDKTNVGLFVWAKLPKEIPSAEEFIDKVLLEKHIFITPGTIFGSNGEGYIRFSLCVTEAKIQEAISRF, translated from the coding sequence ATGATAGTAACAGCCAAAAGATTAGATACCGTTGAGGAATATTACTTCTCCAAGAAATTGCGGGAAGTCCGTCAACTCATTTCGGAAGGGAAACCTATCATCAACATGGGAATTGGTAGTCCTGATTTGGCCCCAGATAAATCGGTAATTGAAGCTATTCAAAAAGCAATGTTTGATGACAAAGCCCACGAATACCAAAGCTATCAGGGGTTGCCAGAGCTTAGAAAAGGAATGGCTGATTTTTATCAAAAGCAATTTGGAGTGACAGTAGATTTCAATTCAGAAGTTTTGCCATTGATGGGTTCCAAAGAAGGAATTATGCATATTTCATTAGCATTTTTAAATGAAGGGGATGCCGTTTTAATTCCAAATCCTGGATATCCCACTTATGCCTCGGTAACCGAATTGGTTCAGGCTAAAGCCGTTTATTATGATTTATCGGAGGATACAAATTGGGAACCTGATTTTGAAGCTTTGGGAAAATTAGATTTATCAAAAGTCAAACTAATGTGGGTTTCGTATCCACACATGCCAACAGGAAAAAACGGGACATTAGAATTATTTAAAAAATTAATAGCCTTTGGGAAGAAGCACCATATTTTGATTGTAAATGACAATCCGTATAGTTTTGTATTGAACGAAAATCCTATTTCAATATTACAGATTGAAGGCGCAAAAGAAGTGGCTTTAGAATTAAATTCTTTATCCAAAACTTATAATATGGCAGGTTGGCGTGTTGGAATGGTTTTAGGAAATCCAACTTTGATTGATGCCGTGTTAAAAGTAAAAAGCAATATGGATAGTGGTATGTTTTATGGCATTCAGAAAGGAGCCATTGAAGCTTTGAAACTTGGTAAAGATTGGTTTGAGGAGCAAAATGAAATTTACACCAAACGCAGAAACCTGATTTTCGAATTGGCTCAAAAACTGAATTGTACTTTTGATAAAACGAATGTGGGTTTATTTGTTTGGGCTAAGCTGCCAAAAGAAATACCATCTGCAGAAGAATTTATAGATAAAGTGTTACTCGAAAAACATATTTTTATAACACCAGGAACTATTTTTGGTAGCAATGGAGAAGGTTATATTCGATTTTCACTTTGTGTTACTGAAGCTAAAATACAAGAAGCTATTTCAAGATTTTAA
- the gldA gene encoding gliding motility-associated ABC transporter ATP-binding subunit GldA, with protein sequence MSIEVQNISKSYGAQKALDNVSFSVKKGEIVGFLGPNGAGKSTLMKILTTFINADEGTATVNGSDVAENQKAVQLSVGYLPEHNPLYLDLYVREYLAFNADVYKVAKSRIEEVIQLTGLSPESHKKIGQLSKGFRQRVGLATALLHNPDVLILDEPTTGLDPNQLVEIRNVIKNVGKDKTVFLSTHIMQEVEAICDRVIIIDNGKIVTDKKLDKLVSEEKEQIIEVEFDKAIAESLLANLPNIKTYKNTSDNLWVLTFNTEEDMRPKVFDFAQENGLKTLQISLKSKNLEQIFREKTKQQ encoded by the coding sequence ATGTCAATAGAAGTTCAAAATATTTCGAAAAGTTATGGTGCTCAGAAAGCATTAGACAATGTTTCTTTTTCAGTAAAAAAAGGAGAAATCGTTGGTTTTCTTGGGCCGAATGGTGCTGGAAAATCAACTTTAATGAAAATTTTGACCACCTTTATCAATGCTGATGAAGGAACTGCGACTGTAAATGGAAGTGATGTTGCTGAAAACCAAAAAGCAGTGCAACTTTCTGTTGGCTATTTACCAGAACACAATCCGTTGTATTTGGATTTGTATGTTAGAGAATATTTGGCTTTCAATGCGGATGTATATAAAGTGGCTAAATCCCGAATAGAAGAAGTAATTCAACTTACTGGTCTATCTCCAGAAAGTCATAAAAAAATTGGACAATTATCTAAAGGATTCCGTCAACGTGTTGGATTGGCAACGGCTTTGCTTCATAATCCTGATGTGTTAATTTTAGATGAACCAACAACAGGACTTGACCCAAATCAATTAGTGGAAATCCGAAATGTTATTAAGAATGTTGGAAAAGACAAAACGGTTTTTCTATCCACACACATTATGCAGGAAGTGGAAGCCATTTGCGATCGCGTCATCATCATTGATAATGGTAAAATTGTGACCGATAAAAAATTAGACAAATTAGTTTCAGAAGAAAAAGAACAAATCATCGAAGTAGAATTTGACAAAGCTATTGCTGAAAGTTTATTAGCTAATTTACCTAACATCAAAACTTATAAAAACACCAGTGACAATCTTTGGGTTTTAACCTTCAATACAGAAGAAGATATGCGTCCAAAAGTGTTTGATTTTGCACAGGAAAACGGTTTAAAAACACTTCAAATCAGTTTAAAGAGCAAAAATTTAGAACAGATTTTCAGAGAAAAAACAAAA
- a CDS encoding prephenate dehydratase produces the protein METKIAIQGIKGSFHHQVAQEYFASDFDLDECMSFPDLVKSLLENKTQKGVMALENSIAGSIIPNYALIDRNNLHIIGEHYLDIHLNLMALKGQQMEDIKEVHSHPMALLQCAPFFSQYPHIKLVESGDTAETASRIQEQKLMGIGAVAAPIAAKLYDLEILSAGIHTIQSNKTRFVIVKTENKELPKEEINKASIKFELDDTPGSLATVLNVMNNSKLNLTKIQSMPIIETPFQYSFFVDVVFEKYKHYEKAKKILELMTTHFKVLGEYKKGEQ, from the coding sequence ATGGAAACAAAAATTGCAATTCAAGGAATTAAAGGTTCATTTCATCATCAAGTGGCGCAGGAATATTTTGCTTCTGATTTTGATTTAGATGAATGTATGTCGTTTCCAGATTTGGTAAAAAGTCTTTTAGAAAACAAGACACAGAAAGGGGTGATGGCTTTAGAGAACTCAATTGCGGGATCTATAATTCCAAATTATGCTTTAATCGACCGCAATAATCTGCATATTATTGGGGAACATTATTTAGATATTCATCTGAATTTAATGGCGCTAAAGGGACAGCAAATGGAAGATATCAAAGAAGTGCATTCTCATCCGATGGCACTGTTACAATGCGCTCCTTTTTTTAGTCAATACCCACACATCAAATTGGTAGAAAGCGGAGATACAGCAGAAACGGCAAGTAGAATTCAAGAACAAAAACTCATGGGTATTGGCGCAGTAGCGGCTCCCATTGCTGCCAAATTGTACGATTTAGAAATTCTCTCAGCAGGAATTCATACGATTCAAAGCAACAAAACCCGATTTGTGATTGTAAAAACGGAAAATAAAGAATTACCCAAGGAGGAAATTAATAAGGCTTCGATTAAGTTTGAATTAGATGATACTCCGGGAAGTTTGGCAACGGTTTTAAATGTGATGAATAATTCGAAACTGAATTTGACTAAAATCCAATCCATGCCCATTATTGAAACCCCATTTCAGTATTCCTTTTTTGTTGATGTAGTTTTTGAAAAATACAAACATTATGAAAAAGCTAAAAAGATTTTGGAATTAATGACTACGCATTTTAAAGTGTTAGGTGAATATAAAAAAGGAGAGCAATGA
- a CDS encoding prephenate dehydrogenase, whose protein sequence is MTKVYVIGIGLIGGSMALDIKTHYEKAIVFGIDSNENHLEEAIKLGVIDKKATIEDLVSADLVIVSVPVDIGLVLLPKVLDAIGEETLVIDVGSTKLPICEAIENHTKRRNFMATHPIAGTEFSGPSAAIKGLFQDKTNIICEVEKTTFKLQERGMELFKKLGMRIRYMDPKSHDKHIAYVSHLSHISSFMLGKTVVEKEKDERDIFDMAGSGFESTVRLAKSSPAMWTPIFKQNKKHVVKSLDEYILNLTHFKKLLEDENYEAVFNEMQNTNRIKEILNGNK, encoded by the coding sequence ATGACAAAAGTATACGTAATAGGAATTGGATTAATCGGAGGTTCGATGGCATTAGACATAAAGACCCACTATGAAAAGGCGATAGTTTTCGGAATAGATTCTAATGAAAATCATTTGGAAGAAGCTATAAAATTGGGAGTTATCGATAAGAAAGCCACTATTGAAGATTTGGTTTCTGCTGATTTAGTAATTGTTTCAGTTCCTGTCGATATTGGATTGGTACTTTTGCCAAAGGTTTTAGACGCAATTGGTGAAGAAACACTGGTTATTGATGTTGGTTCAACTAAATTACCCATTTGTGAAGCCATTGAAAATCATACCAAAAGAAGAAATTTCATGGCAACACATCCTATCGCAGGAACCGAATTTTCGGGACCTTCAGCAGCTATAAAAGGATTATTTCAAGATAAAACGAATATCATTTGTGAAGTCGAAAAAACAACTTTTAAACTGCAAGAAAGAGGAATGGAGTTGTTTAAAAAACTCGGAATGCGTATTCGGTATATGGACCCAAAATCGCATGATAAACACATTGCTTATGTGTCGCATTTATCGCATATTAGTTCGTTTATGTTAGGCAAAACGGTGGTAGAAAAAGAAAAAGATGAACGCGATATTTTTGATATGGCTGGAAGCGGATTTGAAAGTACCGTGCGTTTAGCCAAAAGTTCCCCTGCTATGTGGACACCCATTTTTAAACAAAATAAAAAGCATGTTGTTAAAAGTTTGGATGAATATATTTTGAATTTAACTCACTTTAAAAAATTACTAGAAGATGAAAATTACGAAGCTGTCTTCAACGAAATGCAAAATACAAACAGAATAAAAGAAATTTTAAACGGAAATAAATAA
- the rsgA gene encoding ribosome small subunit-dependent GTPase A: protein MTGLVYKSTGSWYTVKTADNQIFECRIKGKFRMQGIKSTNPIAVGDVVDFELDESSDAVTGSIHNIHDRKNYIVRKSVNLSKQTHIIASNIDIVFLLITINNPPTTTSFIDRFLVTAEAYGIEAVLIFNKIDTYDEAMQEEQLYLQYIYSQIGYKFLKVSAKEKKGLDQLKELMTGKVSMFSGHSGVGKSTLVNALEPDLNLKTKNISEQSKQGQHTTTFAEMYDLSFDAKIIDTPGIKGFGIVDMEPSEVSGYFPEFFKLQDQCKFNNCLHKEEPNCAVKLALEENKIAWSRYNSYLKILEGDDEQYRSDIYNEERIASDQTRK from the coding sequence ATGACAGGACTAGTTTATAAATCTACGGGAAGTTGGTATACAGTAAAAACAGCTGACAACCAAATTTTTGAATGCCGCATCAAAGGAAAATTCCGAATGCAAGGTATCAAAAGCACAAACCCCATTGCTGTCGGTGATGTCGTTGACTTCGAATTAGATGAAAGTTCAGACGCCGTTACGGGGTCGATTCATAACATACACGATAGAAAGAATTACATCGTTAGAAAATCGGTTAATTTATCTAAACAAACTCATATTATTGCTTCTAATATTGATATTGTTTTTCTGTTAATTACGATTAATAATCCGCCAACAACTACTAGTTTTATTGATAGATTTTTGGTTACTGCCGAAGCTTATGGCATTGAAGCAGTCTTGATTTTTAACAAAATTGATACTTACGATGAAGCCATGCAAGAGGAACAATTGTATCTGCAATATATTTATTCTCAAATTGGATATAAATTCCTTAAAGTTTCCGCAAAAGAGAAAAAAGGATTAGATCAATTAAAGGAATTGATGACCGGAAAAGTTAGCATGTTTTCTGGACATTCGGGTGTTGGAAAATCAACTCTTGTGAATGCTTTGGAACCCGATTTGAATTTGAAAACCAAAAACATTTCGGAACAAAGCAAGCAAGGACAACATACCACCACTTTTGCTGAAATGTATGATTTGTCTTTTGATGCTAAAATCATTGATACACCAGGAATAAAAGGTTTCGGGATTGTTGATATGGAGCCCTCAGAAGTGAGCGGCTATTTTCCAGAATTTTTTAAGTTGCAAGACCAATGTAAATTCAATAATTGTTTACACAAAGAAGAACCCAATTGCGCTGTCAAATTAGCTTTAGAAGAAAATAAAATCGCATGGTCACGTTATAATAGTTATCTCAAAATACTGGAAGGTGATGATGAGCAGTATCGTTCTGATATTTATAATGAGGAACGCATTGCGAGTGATCAAACGAGGAAATAA
- a CDS encoding M28 family metallopeptidase has translation MKRVLFLFLLIGFISKAQVKPTIQKDDIVRIETTLASDKMEGRQIFTTGVDSASAFIEKEFSKVGLTYYKGLKNYRQEFVVRNASANNVIGILPGKSKPNEYVVFSSHYDHLGKEENGKDKVYNGANDDASGTTAVIALANYFKELNNNERTIIFVCFTGEEEGGFGSKFFSESINPDDVIAMFNIEMIGTESKWHKNSAYITGFEKSNFGTILQNNLKGSKFRFYEDPYLEENLFYRSDNATLAAYGVPAHTISTSKMDSEPNYHQLSDEVSTLDFDNMTEIIKAIAISSESIVNGKDTPTRVQKIR, from the coding sequence ATGAAAAGAGTCTTGTTCCTGTTTTTGTTAATTGGATTTATTTCCAAAGCTCAAGTCAAACCAACCATTCAAAAAGATGATATCGTTAGAATTGAAACAACGTTGGCATCTGATAAAATGGAAGGTAGACAAATTTTCACAACGGGTGTTGATTCGGCTTCAGCCTTTATTGAAAAAGAATTTTCCAAAGTTGGATTGACTTATTACAAAGGACTAAAGAATTATAGACAAGAATTTGTTGTCAGAAATGCAAGTGCCAATAATGTTATTGGAATCCTTCCAGGAAAATCAAAACCAAATGAATATGTCGTTTTTTCAAGCCATTATGATCATTTAGGGAAAGAAGAAAATGGAAAGGATAAAGTATACAATGGTGCCAATGATGATGCTTCTGGAACCACTGCTGTAATTGCTTTGGCAAACTATTTTAAAGAATTGAATAATAACGAAAGAACCATAATCTTTGTTTGTTTTACAGGAGAAGAAGAAGGAGGATTTGGGTCTAAGTTTTTTTCGGAAAGTATAAATCCAGATGATGTAATAGCTATGTTCAACATAGAAATGATTGGCACAGAAAGTAAGTGGCATAAAAATTCGGCCTACATAACAGGATTTGAAAAGTCTAATTTTGGAACCATTCTTCAAAATAATTTGAAAGGGAGTAAGTTCCGATTTTATGAAGACCCTTATTTAGAAGAAAATCTTTTTTATCGTTCAGACAATGCAACTCTTGCCGCTTATGGAGTTCCTGCTCATACCATTTCTACTTCAAAAATGGATTCAGAACCCAATTATCATCAATTGAGTGATGAAGTATCCACTTTAGATTTTGATAATATGACCGAAATTATCAAAGCCATCGCGATTAGCTCGGAAAGTATTGTTAATGGGAAAGATACACCAACGAGGGTTCAAAAAATTAGATAG